One window of Nostoc sp. C052 genomic DNA carries:
- a CDS encoding RNA-binding S4 domain-containing protein has translation MKKIRDNTIKLNQFLKLMGIVPTGGQAKLMIQGGDVQVNGMLETRRGRRLVPGDKVTIQGQTLEVNLNNNEDQDVVIDFPEQTE, from the coding sequence ATGAAGAAAATCAGAGACAACACAATTAAGTTAAATCAATTTTTAAAGTTGATGGGTATAGTACCAACTGGAGGACAAGCCAAGCTGATGATTCAAGGTGGCGATGTCCAAGTAAACGGTATGCTAGAAACCCGACGAGGACGGCGATTAGTACCAGGCGATAAAGTAACAATCCAAGGACAGACTTTAGAGGTGAATTTGAACAATAATGAAGACCAAGACGTAGTAATCGATTTTCCCGAACAAACCGAGTAA